A DNA window from Pseudomonas tohonis contains the following coding sequences:
- a CDS encoding tRNA-(ms[2]io[6]A)-hydroxylase, translating to MNLPEIHDFLGCRTPSAWVDAALADQETLLIDHKNNEFKAAATAMALMAKYSLHLDLINFMSRLAREELVHHEQVLRIMKKRRVPLRAVSAARYASGLRKVVRNHEPAKLVDTLVVGAFIEARSCERFEALVPHLDEELGKFYFGLLKSEARHYQGYLKLAYQYGEAADVDAVIEKVRAVERELIESPDEAFRFHSGVPA from the coding sequence ATGAACCTCCCGGAAATCCACGACTTCCTTGGCTGCCGCACGCCCTCGGCCTGGGTGGATGCCGCGCTGGCGGACCAGGAAACCCTGCTGATCGATCACAAGAACAACGAGTTCAAGGCCGCCGCGACGGCCATGGCGTTGATGGCCAAGTACAGCCTGCACCTGGACCTGATCAACTTCATGTCGCGCCTGGCCCGTGAGGAGCTGGTCCACCACGAACAGGTCCTGCGCATCATGAAGAAGCGTCGCGTGCCGCTGCGCGCGGTATCCGCCGCGCGCTACGCCTCCGGCCTGCGCAAGGTGGTGCGCAACCACGAGCCGGCCAAGCTGGTGGACACCCTGGTGGTGGGGGCCTTCATCGAGGCGCGCTCCTGCGAGCGTTTCGAAGCCCTGGTGCCGCATCTGGACGAAGAGCTGGGCAAGTTCTACTTCGGCCTGCTGAAAAGCGAGGCGCGCCACTACCAGGGCTACCTGAAGCTGGCCTACCAGTACGGCGAGGCGGCGGACGTGGATGCGGTGATCGAGAAGGTGAGGGCGGTGGAGCGTGAGCTGATCGAGAGCCCGGACGAGGCGTTCCGCTTCCACAGCGGTGTGCCGGCCTGA